A region from the Microbacterium lacus genome encodes:
- a CDS encoding M23 family metallopeptidase, whose amino-acid sequence MTEAPSDESVIAAVETVVAVAVAADALAAEALGTETAEPVAAPLTRRSRRANRPAEPAAVEAEVEVAEPVADAQPVTTVEELIFDEVPAEPVVIAAEDAQDAASATATPDEAAAATPDAAADAFEAAARLFSFTGETAIQRPVEEPVADEKPDVTHVAPRRPRGASFKRVTAASFSLGVMGIVGLLTVGLTTPAEAVAAPASKAGTTNLTVAAGDVAPEAGEIQAYVTPSDMQSAPISRSETYTTLTMAQLAADSGISNFSNFFVNDPNSPIQWPFAVGVPISYGFGMRDGTMHEGVDFTPGEGSPIQAVADGVVRESTDSGGAFGVHIVIDHIIDGQLVSSSYSHMLYGSRQVEVGDHVTVGQIVGHTGNTGRSFGAHTHFEILMNGTTPIDPIPWLREHAGG is encoded by the coding sequence GTGACCGAGGCCCCCTCGGATGAATCCGTCATCGCAGCGGTGGAGACCGTCGTCGCCGTGGCGGTCGCCGCGGACGCGCTCGCCGCAGAGGCGCTCGGCACCGAGACCGCGGAGCCGGTCGCCGCGCCGCTGACGCGTCGCAGCCGCCGCGCGAATCGCCCGGCCGAGCCCGCCGCCGTCGAGGCGGAGGTCGAGGTCGCCGAGCCCGTGGCGGACGCGCAGCCCGTGACCACCGTCGAGGAGCTCATCTTCGACGAGGTGCCGGCCGAGCCTGTCGTGATCGCCGCCGAAGACGCCCAGGATGCGGCATCCGCCACCGCGACGCCGGACGAGGCCGCCGCCGCGACGCCGGACGCGGCCGCCGACGCGTTCGAAGCCGCTGCACGGCTGTTCTCGTTCACGGGTGAGACCGCGATCCAGCGCCCTGTGGAAGAGCCGGTCGCGGACGAGAAGCCGGATGTCACGCATGTCGCGCCCCGTCGACCGCGCGGCGCGTCGTTCAAGCGGGTCACCGCGGCCTCGTTCTCGCTCGGCGTGATGGGCATCGTCGGGCTCCTGACGGTCGGACTGACCACGCCTGCCGAGGCGGTCGCCGCGCCGGCGTCGAAGGCCGGCACCACGAACCTCACCGTCGCCGCGGGGGATGTCGCCCCTGAGGCCGGCGAGATCCAGGCGTACGTGACGCCGTCGGACATGCAGAGCGCGCCGATCAGCCGTTCCGAGACCTACACGACACTCACGATGGCGCAGCTCGCCGCCGATTCGGGCATCTCGAACTTCTCGAACTTCTTCGTCAACGACCCGAACTCGCCGATCCAGTGGCCGTTCGCGGTCGGCGTGCCGATCAGCTACGGCTTCGGCATGCGCGACGGGACGATGCACGAGGGCGTGGACTTCACCCCGGGCGAAGGATCTCCGATCCAGGCCGTCGCCGACGGCGTCGTCCGCGAGTCCACCGATTCCGGCGGTGCGTTCGGCGTCCACATCGTGATCGATCACATCATCGACGGCCAGCTCGTCTCGAGCAGCTACTCGCACATGCTGTACGGATCGCGTCAAGTCGAGGTCGGCGACCACGTCACCGTCGGCCAGATCGTCGGGCACACCGGCAACACCGGTCGGTCGTTCGGCGCTCACACGCACTTCGAGATCCTGATGAACGGAACGACTCCGATCGACCCGATCCCGTGGCTGCGGGAGCACGCGGGCGGCTGA
- a CDS encoding inositol monophosphatase family protein: MASAHELEALAIDIAREAAELAHRRRTEGVAIAATKSSIADIVTEADREVEDLIRGRLAAERPDDGFLGEESGAESGASGITWVVDPIDGTVNYAYGIPAYAVSIAAVRGEPVPDRWEGLAGAVCNPVSGELFHASAGGGAWLGDERLAVNEPVSAAGALLGTGFGYDPATHAGDLARVARVMPLARDLRRIGAASLDLCFVAAGRLDGYFERGLNPWDHAAGALLVTEAGGRFARAELTDDPGRPLFVAAGPTLFGGLFAAAVGS, from the coding sequence ATGGCATCAGCGCACGAGCTCGAAGCACTCGCGATCGACATCGCGCGGGAGGCCGCGGAGCTCGCCCACCGGCGGCGGACCGAGGGTGTGGCGATCGCGGCGACGAAGTCCTCGATCGCCGACATCGTCACCGAAGCCGACCGCGAGGTGGAGGACCTCATCCGCGGAAGGCTCGCCGCCGAGCGGCCCGATGACGGTTTCCTGGGGGAGGAGTCCGGCGCCGAGAGCGGCGCGAGCGGCATCACGTGGGTGGTCGACCCGATCGACGGCACCGTGAACTACGCGTACGGCATCCCCGCGTACGCCGTGAGCATCGCCGCCGTCCGCGGCGAGCCGGTGCCCGATCGCTGGGAGGGTCTGGCTGGTGCCGTGTGCAATCCCGTCTCCGGCGAGCTGTTCCACGCGTCGGCCGGCGGTGGGGCGTGGCTCGGCGACGAGCGTCTCGCGGTGAATGAGCCCGTGTCCGCGGCGGGCGCCCTGCTGGGGACCGGGTTCGGGTACGACCCCGCGACGCACGCCGGCGACCTTGCGAGAGTGGCCCGTGTGATGCCGCTGGCGCGCGATCTGCGGCGCATCGGAGCGGCATCCCTCGATCTGTGTTTCGTCGCGGCAGGCAGGCTCGACGGTTACTTCGAGCGCGGACTCAACCCCTGGGATCACGCGGCCGGGGCTCTCCTGGTGACCGAGGCGGGCGGCCGCTTCGCCCGTGCGGAGCTCACGGACGATCCCGGGAGGCCGCTTTTCGTCGCTGCCGGGCCGACGCTGTTCGGCGGGTTGTTCGCCGCCGCGGTCGGTTCGTGA
- a CDS encoding NAD(P)/FAD-dependent oxidoreductase → MPHTHDVVIVGGGHNALVAAAYLARAGRSVLLLERLLHFGGAAVSETPWEGVQARLSRYSYLVSLLPRRVIDDLGLRIDLRRRRFSSYTPDPADPADPERGILIDTADAAATAESFARTTGDTAEADRYAAFTGRLTPLAQHLFPGVTEPLVRRAAVRDGFADRDLWDAIVERPLGGLLRSSLQSDLVRGIALTDGLIGTFSSADDASLRQNRCFLYHVIGGGTGDWDVPVGGMGRVSGELERAARAAGADLRAGAEVVAVSPDGEVQLAGDSAAVIRGRLVLSGVGPAVLARLLAAGGADGVVAREQPEGAQIKVNMLLRRLPRLRDRTVSPEAAFAGTFHINESLSQLDDAFAVATGGGIPDPLPAEIYCHSLTDPSILGPDLQAEGAQTLTLFGLQVPHRLLSGHDPDAARAALLEAATRSLDSVLAEPIADCVYVGPDGLPCVETKTTGDLERALGMAGGDIFHGGLSWPWADDEEPLNGPAQRWGVATAHPGVLMCGSGARRGGAVSGIGGHNAAMAALEILD, encoded by the coding sequence ATGCCGCACACTCACGATGTCGTGATCGTCGGCGGAGGCCACAACGCTCTGGTCGCCGCCGCCTACCTCGCCCGCGCCGGGCGTTCGGTGCTCCTCCTCGAGCGCCTCCTGCACTTCGGCGGCGCCGCGGTGTCCGAGACGCCGTGGGAGGGGGTGCAGGCCCGGCTCTCGCGGTACTCCTACCTCGTGAGCCTGCTGCCTCGCCGGGTGATCGACGACCTCGGCCTGCGCATCGACCTGCGTCGCCGCCGCTTCTCGTCGTACACGCCGGATCCGGCGGATCCGGCGGATCCGGAGCGCGGCATCCTCATCGACACCGCGGATGCCGCCGCAACGGCGGAATCGTTCGCCAGGACGACCGGCGACACGGCGGAGGCGGACCGCTACGCCGCGTTCACGGGACGCCTGACGCCGCTCGCTCAGCACCTGTTCCCGGGGGTGACCGAGCCCCTCGTTCGTCGCGCGGCGGTCAGGGACGGCTTCGCCGACCGCGATCTGTGGGACGCGATCGTCGAGCGACCGCTCGGCGGACTCCTGCGCTCGTCGCTGCAGAGCGACCTCGTCCGCGGCATCGCCCTCACGGACGGGCTCATCGGCACGTTCTCTTCGGCCGACGACGCGAGCCTGCGCCAGAACCGCTGCTTCCTCTATCACGTGATCGGCGGCGGGACCGGTGACTGGGACGTCCCCGTCGGCGGGATGGGGCGCGTGAGCGGCGAGCTGGAGCGCGCCGCGCGCGCCGCCGGAGCGGACCTGCGCGCCGGTGCCGAGGTGGTCGCCGTGAGCCCCGACGGCGAGGTGCAGCTCGCGGGCGATTCCGCGGCCGTCATCCGCGGGCGGCTCGTCCTCAGCGGGGTCGGCCCCGCCGTCCTGGCACGCCTGCTCGCCGCCGGAGGTGCCGACGGCGTGGTGGCACGGGAGCAGCCGGAGGGCGCGCAGATCAAGGTGAACATGCTGCTTCGTCGGCTCCCGCGGCTCCGGGATCGGACGGTCTCCCCCGAAGCCGCGTTCGCCGGCACGTTCCACATCAACGAGAGCCTGTCACAGCTCGACGACGCCTTCGCGGTCGCCACCGGCGGCGGCATCCCCGATCCCCTCCCCGCCGAGATCTACTGCCACTCGCTCACCGACCCGTCGATCCTCGGTCCGGACCTCCAGGCCGAAGGCGCCCAGACTCTGACTCTGTTCGGCCTGCAGGTTCCGCACCGCCTGCTGAGCGGACACGATCCGGATGCCGCGCGCGCGGCGCTGCTGGAGGCGGCGACCCGCTCACTCGACTCGGTGCTCGCCGAGCCGATCGCGGACTGCGTGTACGTCGGGCCGGACGGCCTCCCGTGCGTCGAAACCAAGACCACCGGCGACCTCGAGCGTGCGCTCGGGATGGCGGGCGGGGACATCTTCCACGGCGGTCTGTCCTGGCCGTGGGCGGACGACGAGGAGCCGCTGAACGGGCCGGCGCAGCGCTGGGGGGTGGCCACCGCGCACCCGGGCGTCCTGATGTGCGGATCGGGCGCGCGGCGCGGCGGTGCCGTGAGCGGCATCGGCGGGCACAACGCCGCGATGGCGGCCCTCGAAATCCTCGACTGA
- a CDS encoding YbaK/EbsC family protein has product MPWHATGTLTALPATAHLDLVAAPVAAALASLDETLAAQVGVTPIDATLADTAEFCARYGVAPEVSANCVIIRGRRGGEERFAAAVVLATTRADVNGVIRRRLDARTASFAPMDEAVALTHMEYGGITPIGLPATWPVLIDAAVAASPEVVIGGGVRASKIFLPGAVLAALPGAEVIEGLARLVE; this is encoded by the coding sequence ATGCCCTGGCACGCGACCGGAACCCTGACCGCCCTGCCCGCGACGGCGCACCTGGACCTCGTCGCCGCACCGGTGGCGGCGGCGCTGGCCTCACTGGACGAGACCCTCGCGGCCCAGGTCGGCGTGACGCCGATCGATGCGACCCTCGCCGACACCGCCGAGTTCTGCGCGCGCTACGGCGTCGCCCCCGAGGTCTCGGCGAACTGCGTGATCATCAGGGGGCGTCGAGGCGGCGAGGAGCGCTTCGCGGCCGCCGTGGTCCTCGCGACCACGCGCGCCGATGTCAACGGAGTGATCCGGCGTCGGCTCGACGCGCGCACCGCCTCCTTCGCCCCGATGGATGAGGCGGTGGCGCTGACCCACATGGAGTACGGCGGCATCACGCCCATCGGGTTGCCCGCAACGTGGCCGGTCTTGATCGATGCGGCGGTCGCCGCATCTCCCGAGGTGGTGATCGGCGGCGGCGTGCGCGCGAGCAAGATCTTCCTCCCGGGTGCGGTGCTGGCTGCGCTCCCGGGCGCCGAAGTGATCGAGGGCCTCGCCCGCCTCGTCGAGTGA
- a CDS encoding PfkB family carbohydrate kinase, with amino-acid sequence MNARVVVVGDALIDELRDETGIREFVGGAALNVAVGLTRLGVPTTLVAMVGDDEAGAHIRSYLRDYGVELISSPSPHGSSRAVSTRSPGGEPVYEFNAAAQARALDFGADTRAALAEAGIVAVSCWPFDDIEQTRLLAEALGSGSAALAIDPNPRAGMLKDRSAFVRGFESLAAEAALVKVGEDDAQLLYDEPLDALRTRLVDLGVRAVLATQGSAGATVEAGDVTVTRPISDLPGRIVDTMGAGDAAFAAAVAALGDGGPQGEDAWGAVLERAMDVAAATCRFEGALLRLPESLAEIDLDRIGT; translated from the coding sequence ATGAACGCCCGGGTGGTCGTCGTGGGCGATGCGCTGATCGACGAGCTGCGCGATGAGACCGGCATCCGCGAGTTCGTCGGCGGGGCGGCTCTCAACGTCGCCGTGGGGCTGACGCGCCTCGGAGTGCCGACGACCCTTGTCGCGATGGTGGGCGACGACGAGGCCGGCGCGCACATCCGGAGCTACCTGCGCGACTACGGCGTCGAGCTCATCTCCTCGCCGTCGCCGCACGGATCCTCGCGAGCGGTCAGCACGCGCAGTCCGGGCGGCGAGCCGGTGTACGAGTTCAACGCCGCCGCGCAGGCGCGGGCGCTCGATTTCGGCGCCGACACGCGCGCGGCGCTCGCCGAGGCGGGCATCGTCGCGGTCAGCTGCTGGCCTTTCGATGACATCGAGCAGACGCGCCTCCTGGCGGAGGCTCTCGGCTCCGGATCGGCGGCGCTCGCGATCGACCCGAATCCGCGGGCGGGGATGCTGAAGGACCGGTCCGCGTTCGTCCGCGGGTTCGAGAGCCTCGCGGCGGAAGCAGCCCTCGTGAAGGTGGGCGAGGATGACGCACAGCTTCTCTACGACGAGCCCCTCGACGCTCTGCGCACCCGGCTCGTCGACCTCGGCGTGCGGGCCGTGCTGGCGACGCAGGGTTCGGCGGGGGCGACGGTCGAGGCGGGTGACGTCACCGTGACGCGTCCGATCTCCGACCTTCCGGGGCGCATCGTCGACACGATGGGCGCCGGCGACGCGGCCTTCGCGGCCGCGGTGGCCGCCCTCGGGGACGGCGGACCGCAGGGGGAGGACGCCTGGGGCGCCGTGCTCGAACGGGCCATGGACGTCGCCGCCGCGACGTGCCGATTCGAGGGTGCGCTGCTGCGTCTTCCCGAGTCCCTGGCGGAGATCGACCTCGACCGGATCGGTACCTGA
- a CDS encoding FBP domain-containing protein: MRQLTEGDIRGVFVNADEDELRVLALPHDFVLTDWFHQDFLAWRDPRTRGRGYLIGELDDRPVGIVLRAADGNSRAASALCNVCHTMQPADQVTLFSARKAGEAGRRGDAVGTYMCADLSCHENVRLAAPLAPNEVRASVDARIDGTRRRAEAFIERVRDAARADA, from the coding sequence ATGCGTCAGTTGACCGAAGGCGACATCCGTGGGGTGTTCGTGAATGCGGACGAGGATGAGTTGCGGGTGCTGGCGTTGCCGCACGACTTCGTCCTGACCGATTGGTTCCACCAGGACTTCCTCGCGTGGCGCGATCCGCGCACGAGGGGGCGGGGCTACCTCATCGGCGAGTTGGACGACCGGCCGGTGGGCATCGTGCTCCGCGCCGCCGACGGGAACTCGCGAGCGGCATCCGCTCTGTGCAACGTGTGCCACACGATGCAGCCCGCCGACCAGGTGACGTTGTTCTCGGCGCGGAAGGCGGGTGAGGCGGGACGCCGCGGCGATGCGGTGGGCACGTACATGTGCGCCGATCTGTCGTGCCACGAGAACGTCCGGCTCGCGGCGCCGCTCGCTCCCAATGAGGTGCGGGCGAGTGTGGATGCGCGCATCGACGGTACCCGTCGTCGGGCCGAGGCCTTCATCGAGCGGGTGCGCGATGCGGCGAGGGCTGACGCATGA
- a CDS encoding glycoside hydrolase family 13 protein, whose amino-acid sequence MTTLEPHHDGSPLYVSNSSPEIGDEVTVRVRVPVGYGPLERVLVRSNPDHEPLWVEASLDGESDGWEWWSARIVVANPRHGYRWHLVHDGGRVEILSQGGLSGIDTLDAVDFALVAGNPPPSWTSDVVMYQIFPDRFARSAAADDRPTPEWAIPAQWDDELIPVPPGRGQQFFGGDLDGIVEHLDHIAALGVTMIYHTPIFPAESNHRYDAARFDEVDPLLGGDDAYLRLIDAAHARGIRIMGDLTSNHSGSAHEWFRAAHRHPEAPESAFYYFLDDENEDYESWLGAPTLPKFDWSSDELRRRFTEGADSIVAKWLSPPYGIDGWRIDVANMTGRLRDIDLNESVRRAIRRTMIEIEPETLLVAESTNDAASDLQGDAWHGAMTYPAFTRGLWAWLSDPTGIPHINAFGEETDEMWYFGIPTGMPSYDATQFVAQMQRFTSQLPWRVRLGSMLPLDTHDTARFATRALPGTIPVAVGLSMTLPGIPVVFAGDEFGLTGIDGEMSRTPIPWDRIEEPDVSARIDLYRELIGLRRSHRALGDGGLRWLHVGPEGVVFVRESTEGVVLVVAARDDLDIALPAAAVHGAGSAVSAFGDATLGVAEDGGIVLSAEGPTFAVWSLPGIQPPPATASASATLPQAGGIADAEIAALDTDS is encoded by the coding sequence ATGACCACCCTTGAACCCCACCACGACGGCTCACCGCTGTACGTCTCGAACTCTTCGCCGGAGATCGGCGACGAGGTCACCGTCCGTGTGCGTGTCCCCGTCGGCTATGGACCGCTCGAGCGTGTGCTCGTGCGGTCGAACCCCGATCACGAGCCGCTGTGGGTGGAGGCCTCGCTCGACGGCGAGTCGGACGGGTGGGAGTGGTGGTCGGCGCGCATCGTCGTGGCCAACCCGCGCCACGGCTATCGCTGGCACCTCGTGCACGACGGCGGCCGTGTCGAGATCCTCAGCCAGGGCGGGCTCAGCGGGATAGACACGCTGGACGCGGTCGACTTCGCGCTCGTGGCCGGCAATCCGCCGCCGAGCTGGACGAGCGACGTCGTGATGTACCAGATCTTCCCGGATCGCTTCGCGCGATCGGCTGCGGCTGATGACCGCCCCACCCCGGAATGGGCGATCCCCGCTCAGTGGGACGACGAGCTCATCCCGGTGCCCCCGGGACGTGGCCAGCAGTTCTTCGGGGGCGACCTCGACGGCATCGTTGAGCACCTCGACCACATCGCCGCGCTCGGGGTCACGATGATCTACCACACGCCGATCTTCCCGGCGGAGTCCAACCACCGGTATGACGCGGCGCGGTTCGACGAGGTCGACCCGCTGCTGGGCGGCGATGACGCCTACCTCCGCCTGATCGATGCGGCGCACGCGCGCGGCATCCGCATCATGGGCGATCTCACCTCGAACCACTCCGGTTCGGCGCACGAGTGGTTCCGCGCCGCCCACCGTCACCCCGAGGCGCCCGAGAGCGCGTTCTACTACTTCCTCGATGATGAGAACGAGGACTACGAATCATGGCTCGGCGCCCCGACGCTGCCGAAGTTCGACTGGAGCTCGGACGAGCTGCGCCGACGCTTCACCGAGGGGGCGGATTCCATCGTCGCGAAGTGGCTGTCGCCGCCGTACGGCATCGACGGGTGGCGCATCGACGTCGCCAACATGACCGGGCGGCTCCGCGACATCGACCTGAACGAGTCCGTGCGACGCGCGATCCGCCGCACGATGATCGAGATCGAGCCCGAGACGCTGCTGGTGGCCGAGTCCACGAACGATGCCGCGAGCGACCTTCAGGGGGACGCATGGCATGGGGCGATGACCTACCCCGCCTTCACGCGGGGACTGTGGGCCTGGCTGAGCGATCCGACCGGCATCCCGCACATCAACGCGTTCGGCGAGGAGACCGACGAGATGTGGTACTTCGGTATCCCGACCGGGATGCCGAGCTACGACGCGACCCAGTTCGTCGCGCAGATGCAGCGGTTCACGAGCCAGTTGCCGTGGCGCGTGCGGCTCGGTTCCATGCTGCCGCTGGACACGCACGACACCGCGCGCTTCGCGACCCGCGCGCTGCCGGGCACGATCCCGGTGGCCGTGGGACTTTCGATGACGCTCCCGGGCATCCCGGTCGTCTTCGCGGGCGACGAGTTCGGGCTCACGGGTATCGATGGCGAGATGAGCCGGACGCCGATCCCGTGGGACCGGATCGAGGAGCCGGACGTGAGCGCACGGATCGACCTGTACCGCGAGCTCATCGGGCTGCGCCGCTCCCACCGGGCTCTCGGCGACGGCGGGCTGCGCTGGCTGCACGTGGGACCGGAGGGCGTCGTGTTCGTCCGCGAGTCCACGGAGGGGGTGGTGCTCGTGGTCGCCGCGCGCGATGACCTCGACATCGCGCTGCCTGCGGCAGCGGTGCACGGTGCGGGCTCCGCCGTGTCGGCGTTCGGAGACGCGACCCTCGGGGTCGCCGAGGACGGCGGGATCGTGCTCTCCGCCGAAGGCCCGACCTTCGCGGTGTGGTCGCTGCCCGGCATCCAGCCGCCGCCGGCGACGGCATCCGCTTCCGCGACGCTGCCGCAGGCGGGAGGCATCGCCGACGCGGAGATCGCGGCACTCGATACCGACTCGTGA
- a CDS encoding sugar ABC transporter permease, translating into MSENTNSAGTRRERAAMQDAVVGTFSGQGAVEGELVGSALAPAQTTVAPPQNRRSFKRWFTDTGWRHIVAWVAIIFALFPLLYIVSASFNPVGTLTGSNQLFSSFSTRNYERLFNDPSIPYATWYVNSLIIAIVTSVATVFLCALGAYAFSRMRFRGRRFGLATLLVLQMFPQLLAITAIFLLMIQISDVFPAIGLGTHAGLIMIYLGGALGVNIFLMYGFFNTIPPALDEAAKIDGAGHARVFFTIMLPLVTPILIVVGLLTFIGTIGEFAIASVILTDPNQQTVAIGLFQLVSGFQSQNWGIFSAGAILAAFPVMLIFLFSQKYIAGGLVSGSVK; encoded by the coding sequence ATGAGCGAGAACACCAACTCCGCCGGCACGCGTCGCGAGCGCGCCGCCATGCAGGACGCCGTCGTCGGAACCTTCTCCGGCCAGGGCGCGGTCGAGGGGGAGCTCGTGGGCTCCGCCCTGGCTCCCGCGCAGACCACCGTCGCTCCGCCGCAGAACAGGCGCAGCTTCAAACGATGGTTCACCGACACGGGCTGGCGGCACATCGTGGCCTGGGTCGCGATCATCTTCGCGCTGTTCCCGTTGCTGTACATCGTCTCGGCATCGTTCAACCCGGTGGGGACCCTGACCGGCTCGAACCAGCTGTTCTCGTCGTTCTCGACGCGCAACTACGAGCGGCTGTTCAACGACCCGAGCATCCCGTACGCCACCTGGTACGTGAACTCGCTCATCATCGCGATCGTGACGAGCGTCGCCACCGTCTTCCTCTGCGCGCTCGGCGCGTATGCGTTCTCGCGCATGCGCTTCCGCGGACGCCGATTCGGCCTGGCGACCCTTCTCGTGCTGCAGATGTTCCCGCAGCTGCTGGCCATCACCGCGATCTTCCTTCTCATGATCCAGATCAGCGACGTGTTCCCGGCGATCGGCCTCGGCACGCACGCGGGGCTCATCATGATCTACCTGGGCGGCGCGCTCGGCGTGAACATCTTCCTGATGTACGGCTTCTTCAACACGATCCCGCCGGCGCTGGACGAGGCCGCCAAGATCGACGGCGCGGGACACGCGCGCGTGTTCTTCACGATCATGCTCCCACTGGTCACGCCGATCCTGATCGTGGTGGGTCTGCTCACCTTCATCGGAACGATCGGCGAGTTCGCGATCGCGAGCGTCATCCTCACCGACCCGAACCAGCAGACCGTGGCGATCGGGCTCTTCCAGCTCGTGTCGGGCTTCCAGTCGCAGAACTGGGGCATCTTCTCGGCCGGCGCGATCCTCGCGGCGTTCCCGGTGATGCTGATCTTCCTGTTCTCGCAGAAGTACATCGCCGGCGGCTTGGTCTCGGGTTCGGTGAAGTGA
- a CDS encoding ABC transporter permease subunit: MATADQETVKPTGTAGGSSLNRWGDDPLFTPKKRLTSGGLIALLFKVILLGIIDAVAILAVYILIGKGDWIAAGVLVIVVALVNFIYLRPGLLPGKYLTPGLFFLAIFQIFVIIYTGYIAFTNAGDAHNSTKEDAIAQIIRTSQDRVPDSPSYTVQVFKQGDQFGMLVAEPGGDLSFGTNEQPLESVNAAPDGWDQLNLNQIIRFQDQVLDLNVQVTDDVNDGTLRTSDGQNAYVFVSSLAYDEAADTFTNTQTGQVYVDDGEGNFRAEDGATLTPGWRVVIGWDNFASVFTNEQIRDPLLRVTVWTFAFAALSTLVCFAFGLFLAIVLNHPTLRGKRIYRILVILPYAFPAYLTGLVWAGMLNQEFGYINEVLLGGASIPWLADPWLARFSVIFVNMWLGYGYMFLVCTGALQSLPDDIVEAGKMDGASAWRIFRSIKMPLLFVAVAPLLIATFAYNFNNFGVIYMLTRGNPRFTDTTLDVGATDIMITMVYKVAFGGGGGRDLGLASALSILIFIIVTVVAIVSFRQTKALEDIN; this comes from the coding sequence ATGGCGACCGCTGATCAGGAGACGGTGAAGCCGACCGGCACCGCCGGAGGCTCCTCGCTCAACCGCTGGGGCGATGACCCCCTCTTCACGCCCAAGAAGCGTCTGACCTCGGGCGGCCTCATCGCCCTCCTGTTCAAGGTGATCCTGCTCGGCATCATCGATGCGGTCGCGATCCTCGCGGTCTACATCCTGATCGGCAAGGGCGACTGGATCGCCGCCGGCGTGCTGGTGATCGTCGTCGCGCTCGTCAACTTCATCTACCTCCGCCCTGGCCTCCTGCCGGGCAAGTACCTGACACCGGGACTCTTCTTCCTCGCGATCTTCCAGATCTTCGTGATCATCTACACCGGCTACATCGCCTTCACGAATGCCGGTGACGCGCACAACAGCACCAAAGAGGATGCGATCGCCCAGATCATCCGCACCTCCCAGGATCGCGTGCCCGATTCGCCGTCGTACACCGTGCAGGTGTTCAAGCAGGGCGACCAGTTCGGGATGCTGGTCGCCGAGCCCGGCGGCGATCTCTCGTTCGGCACGAACGAGCAGCCCCTCGAGAGCGTGAACGCCGCGCCCGACGGCTGGGACCAGCTGAACCTGAACCAGATCATCCGTTTTCAGGACCAGGTCCTCGACCTCAACGTCCAGGTCACCGATGACGTGAACGACGGCACGCTGCGCACGTCCGATGGGCAGAACGCGTACGTGTTCGTCTCGAGCCTGGCCTATGACGAGGCCGCGGACACGTTCACGAACACCCAGACCGGTCAGGTCTACGTCGACGACGGCGAGGGCAACTTCCGCGCCGAGGACGGGGCGACCCTGACGCCCGGGTGGCGTGTCGTGATCGGGTGGGACAACTTCGCCAGCGTCTTCACGAACGAGCAGATCCGCGACCCCCTGCTGCGTGTGACGGTGTGGACGTTCGCATTCGCCGCGCTGTCCACCCTCGTTTGCTTCGCGTTCGGCCTCTTCCTCGCGATCGTGCTCAACCACCCGACCCTGCGCGGCAAGCGGATCTACCGCATCCTCGTGATCCTGCCGTACGCGTTCCCGGCCTACCTCACGGGCCTCGTGTGGGCGGGCATGCTCAATCAGGAGTTCGGCTACATCAACGAAGTGCTGCTTGGAGGTGCGTCGATCCCCTGGCTCGCCGACCCGTGGCTGGCACGCTTCAGCGTGATCTTCGTCAACATGTGGCTCGGATACGGATACATGTTCCTCGTGTGCACCGGGGCCCTCCAGTCGCTTCCCGACGACATCGTCGAAGCGGGCAAGATGGACGGCGCGAGCGCGTGGCGCATCTTCCGCTCGATCAAGATGCCGCTGCTGTTCGTCGCGGTCGCGCCGCTGCTCATCGCGACGTTCGCATACAACTTCAACAACTTCGGCGTGATCTACATGCTGACGCGAGGCAATCCGCGCTTCACGGACACGACCCTCGACGTCGGAGCCACCGACATCATGATCACGATGGTCTACAAGGTCGCCTTCGGCGGTGGCGGCGGTCGTGACCTGGGCCTGGCATCGGCGCTGTCGATCCTCATCTTCATCATCGTGACGGTCGTCGCGATCGTGAGCTTCCGGCAGACCAAGGCACTGGAGGACATCAACTGA